The Parasteatoda tepidariorum isolate YZ-2023 chromosome X2, CAS_Ptep_4.0, whole genome shotgun sequence genome includes a region encoding these proteins:
- the LOC139427168 gene encoding protein FAM200C-like gives MAADVESKLIKFLKEGKFALQIDESTVIDKKAVLAFVRFINQSKKINEEMLFTRTLNTDTKGSSILKLVKDYFEVKEIPLTNISACATDGAPTMSGCHTGFLGHLKKEVPEVISPFIMSYIVNFWLRKIGYFWHQ, from the coding sequence ATGGCCGCCGACGTTGAAtcaaaactcatcaaatttctgaaagaaggTAAATTTGCGTTGCAGATTGATGAATCAACTGTGATAGATAAAAAAGCTGTTTTAGCTTTCGTGAGATTCATAAATCAGAGTAAGAAGATTAACGAGGAAATGTTGTTTACAAGAACTTTGAACACAGATACAAAAGGATCGTCGATTTTGAAATTggtcaaagattattttgaggTAAAAGAAATTCCCCTCACAAATATAAGTGCTTGTGCAACAGATGGTGCTCCAACCATGTCTGGTTGTCATACTGGGTTTCTGGGTCaccttaaaaaagaagtacCGGAAGTTATCTCACCATTCATTATGTCATACATAGTCAACTTTTGGCTGCGAAAAATTGGTTATTTctggcatcaataa